One window of Mesorhizobium sp. WSM4904 genomic DNA carries:
- a CDS encoding LysR substrate-binding domain-containing protein, producing METLDPDLLKTFLAFVDGGSLARAASAVGRSPSAVTAQMQRLEEIVGEPLLVVQGRGRGLTPAGEDLVGHARRILAVHTEAWLALKGARAGGRIAIGTTQDFADHGLPELLRAFAASHPRVRIELRVGRSLELGSALQAGQLDLGITMRHAPSPDEVALISESMLWLCSEKGLATRQEAVPLALLDPYCGFREAALNTLDAAHRRYRIAAGSASLAGLRTAVNAGIALTLRTQRFAHSGIVEAPRELGLPPVPVASFAIRLGREADRPARDLAELLAGGLALPA from the coding sequence ATGGAAACGCTCGATCCCGATCTGCTCAAAACCTTCCTCGCCTTCGTCGATGGCGGCTCGCTGGCCAGGGCGGCGTCCGCTGTCGGCCGTTCGCCGTCCGCGGTGACGGCGCAGATGCAGCGACTGGAAGAAATCGTCGGCGAGCCGCTGCTCGTCGTGCAGGGCAGGGGGCGCGGCCTGACGCCGGCCGGCGAAGACCTTGTCGGCCATGCGCGGCGTATCCTTGCCGTCCACACCGAGGCCTGGCTGGCGCTGAAAGGGGCGCGAGCCGGCGGCCGCATCGCCATCGGCACGACGCAGGACTTTGCCGATCACGGCTTGCCGGAGCTGCTCAGGGCCTTTGCCGCCAGCCACCCGCGAGTCAGGATCGAGCTGCGCGTCGGCCGCTCCCTGGAGCTCGGGTCGGCGTTGCAGGCAGGCCAGCTCGACCTCGGGATCACCATGCGCCATGCCCCATCGCCGGATGAAGTGGCGTTGATCAGCGAGTCGATGCTGTGGCTCTGCTCGGAAAAAGGCTTGGCGACCCGGCAGGAGGCGGTGCCGCTGGCGCTGCTCGACCCCTATTGCGGCTTCAGGGAGGCCGCGCTCAATACGCTCGACGCCGCCCACCGGCGCTATCGCATCGCCGCCGGCAGCGCTAGCCTTGCCGGCCTGCGCACCGCGGTCAATGCCGGCATCGCGCTGACCCTGCGCACACAGCGCTTTGCCCATTCAGGCATCGTCGAGGCGCCGCGCGAGCTTGGCCTGCCGCCGGTGCCGGTCGCCAGCTTCGCCATCCGGCTCGGCCGGGAGGCCGACCGGCCGGCGCGCGATCTGGCCGAGCTTCTCGCCGGCGGCCTGGCACTGCCGGCCTGA
- a CDS encoding phosphatidylcholine/phosphatidylserine synthase, whose translation MVLPNLVTVLAICAGLSGIRFAFEDRFEPAVVMVLLAAFLDGIDGRLARMLKATSKFGAQMDSLADIVNFGVAPALVLYAFLLDRAGSPGWIAALLFTIACGMRLARFNVLADDTDQPAWQTEYFVGVPAPAGAVLVMLPLYLYFLRLGLEPSRPAAFVATGFTVLVAFLLVSRLPVYSGKSVKVPGDRVLPVILGVVLYILLLMAYPWYTLTASVAGYLLFLPFSVRAYSKRAMREGEKVPPSDIG comes from the coding sequence ATGGTGCTGCCCAATCTGGTGACCGTGCTTGCCATCTGCGCAGGCTTGTCCGGCATCCGCTTCGCCTTCGAGGACCGCTTCGAGCCGGCCGTGGTCATGGTGCTGCTCGCCGCCTTCCTCGACGGCATCGACGGGCGTCTCGCCCGCATGTTGAAGGCGACCTCGAAATTCGGCGCGCAGATGGATTCGCTGGCCGATATCGTCAATTTCGGCGTGGCGCCGGCGCTGGTGCTCTATGCCTTCCTGCTCGATCGCGCCGGCTCGCCGGGCTGGATCGCGGCGCTCCTCTTCACCATCGCCTGCGGCATGCGGCTCGCCCGCTTCAACGTGCTTGCCGACGACACCGACCAGCCGGCGTGGCAGACTGAATATTTCGTCGGCGTCCCGGCGCCGGCCGGCGCGGTTCTCGTCATGTTGCCTCTCTATCTCTATTTCCTGCGGCTCGGCCTGGAGCCCAGCCGGCCCGCGGCCTTTGTCGCCACCGGCTTCACCGTGCTCGTCGCTTTCCTCTTGGTCAGCCGGCTGCCGGTCTATTCGGGCAAGAGCGTCAAGGTGCCGGGCGACAGGGTGCTGCCGGTGATCCTCGGCGTCGTGCTCTACATCCTGCTGCTGATGGCCTATCCCTGGTACACGCTGACAGCGTCGGTCGCCGGCTATCTCCTGTTCCTGCCGTTCTCGGTCCGCGCCTATTCGAAGCGGGCCATGCGCGAAGGGGAGAAGGTTCCGCCTTCGGACATCGGGTAG
- a CDS encoding phosphatidylserine decarboxylase, translating to MTLLDTIKNTFVPIHREGYPFIAAFGAATLFLGYFSSILFWVGLILTGWCIYFYRDPERVTPVDDRLVVSPADGVISAVGPAVPPSELGLGSSEMTRISVFMNVFSCHINRAPVRGRITRIEHRPGKFLNAELDKASSENERNGLVIDSPNGTIAAVQIAGLVARRIVCWAEQGGSIGTGERFGLIRFGSRVDVFLPVNAVPRVAVGQTAVGGETVLAEFGGIAVTPLVRVS from the coding sequence ATGACGCTTCTCGATACGATCAAGAATACGTTCGTTCCGATCCATCGCGAGGGCTATCCCTTCATCGCCGCCTTCGGCGCGGCCACGTTGTTCCTCGGCTATTTCTCCTCGATCCTGTTCTGGGTCGGGCTGATCCTCACCGGTTGGTGCATCTATTTCTACCGTGATCCCGAGCGCGTCACGCCGGTCGACGACCGGCTGGTGGTGAGCCCGGCCGACGGCGTGATCTCGGCGGTCGGCCCGGCCGTGCCGCCGAGCGAGCTTGGCCTGGGTTCCAGCGAGATGACCCGCATCTCGGTGTTCATGAATGTCTTTTCCTGCCACATCAACCGCGCGCCGGTCCGCGGCAGGATCACGCGCATCGAGCATCGTCCCGGCAAATTCCTCAATGCCGAGCTCGACAAGGCAAGCTCGGAAAACGAACGCAACGGTCTGGTCATCGACAGCCCCAACGGCACGATCGCCGCCGTGCAGATCGCCGGACTGGTGGCGCGCCGCATCGTCTGCTGGGCCGAGCAGGGCGGCTCTATCGGCACTGGCGAGCGTTTCGGGCTGATCCGCTTCGGCTCGCGCGTCGACGTCTTCCTGCCGGTGAACGCCGTGCCGCGCGTCGCCGTCGGCCAGACGGCGGTGGGTGGCGAGACCGTGCTTGCCGAATTCGGCGGCATCGCCGTGACGCCGTTGGTCAGGGTTTCCTGA
- a CDS encoding DUF4375 domain-containing protein: MFGFFSRKSKGASEKTPPVSQNKGVDLPVPLITVSRSKVEKASERPFDLVLAVMQFAVTMISKGLYRYPEINPKAMQVFHTDWYSSEVKNGGHSQFIHNAAREIDTMIANARAGLNACGAKGQLATLEKMSAWVAKHPDKAATQTGFEGGRDDFLDTLDDAFYEADEAAPLDSLLARWITSWPDLQIVDDDDYDDAIDRLVLSNPQREGRLLHESVGKLVRQMLSEREVGAGLACAKISPSEIKLAFGMARMLDVEGEKQMVFQLRTSAKELRLCAATKTRVAVHEHIAPEDPPTIRPGENPFAANAPRVGVQLGRAEATEVNTVIELAEQYHAPVAVDLLLRKAGFDPADAIVSANSVVQTAEGPVVNWVVLASGRAFLFLSSPNGGVLLRGKDDERLAEAAMLELNEHFHRSAAAA, encoded by the coding sequence ATGTTTGGCTTTTTCTCGCGCAAGTCCAAGGGGGCGTCCGAGAAGACACCGCCCGTTTCCCAAAACAAAGGAGTCGACCTGCCCGTACCTCTGATTACAGTGTCTCGTTCGAAGGTCGAGAAGGCCAGTGAGAGGCCTTTTGACCTAGTCTTAGCAGTCATGCAATTCGCCGTGACGATGATTTCCAAAGGGCTCTATCGTTATCCGGAGATCAACCCTAAGGCGATGCAGGTCTTTCACACGGATTGGTATTCCTCTGAAGTAAAGAACGGCGGCCATAGTCAGTTCATTCACAATGCCGCCAGGGAAATCGACACCATGATTGCCAACGCCAGAGCTGGACTCAACGCTTGCGGGGCAAAGGGGCAGTTGGCGACTTTGGAAAAAATGTCAGCTTGGGTTGCCAAACATCCCGACAAAGCGGCGACGCAAACAGGCTTCGAAGGTGGTCGCGACGATTTCCTTGATACGCTCGATGATGCGTTCTACGAAGCAGACGAAGCCGCGCCGCTGGACAGTTTGCTCGCGCGCTGGATCACTTCTTGGCCCGATCTGCAAATTGTCGATGATGACGACTACGACGACGCAATCGATCGACTAGTGCTGTCCAACCCCCAGCGGGAAGGCAGGCTTCTTCACGAGTCTGTCGGCAAACTGGTGCGCCAGATGTTGAGCGAGCGCGAGGTCGGCGCCGGTCTCGCCTGCGCAAAGATATCTCCATCGGAAATCAAACTGGCGTTTGGTATGGCAAGGATGCTGGATGTCGAAGGCGAAAAGCAGATGGTCTTCCAACTGCGCACCAGTGCCAAAGAGCTTCGGCTATGCGCCGCAACAAAGACACGCGTCGCCGTTCATGAACATATCGCCCCTGAAGACCCTCCCACCATACGCCCGGGTGAGAACCCATTCGCGGCCAACGCGCCGCGAGTCGGTGTCCAGCTTGGACGTGCCGAAGCGACGGAGGTCAACACGGTCATTGAATTGGCCGAGCAGTACCATGCTCCAGTCGCCGTCGACTTGCTGTTGCGCAAAGCCGGGTTCGACCCTGCGGATGCCATTGTTTCAGCGAACTCGGTGGTGCAAACGGCGGAAGGGCCAGTCGTGAATTGGGTGGTGCTGGCGTCTGGCCGGGCCTTCCTTTTCCTGTCTTCGCCGAATGGCGGTGTGCTCTTGCGTGGCAAGGATGATGAAAGGCTCGCCGAGGCTGCTATGCTTGAACTCAACGAGCACTTTCATCGCTCCGCCGCCGCAGCGTAG
- a CDS encoding 4-oxalocrotonate tautomerase family protein: MPIINVSVTGKPDAKLSAAIAKDITGITATHLRKDPTITAVAVNYIDPQHWFAGGKSLAEHGTSTFWLDIKVVDGTNTKLELEAYLKAIFDAFGRLLGGVHEESYALVHEVPAAAYGYGGKSQEFRFISARLKAA, from the coding sequence ATGCCGATCATCAATGTCAGCGTCACCGGCAAGCCGGACGCAAAGCTTTCCGCCGCAATCGCGAAGGACATCACCGGGATTACGGCCACGCATCTGCGCAAGGACCCGACCATCACCGCGGTCGCGGTCAACTACATCGACCCGCAGCACTGGTTCGCCGGCGGCAAGTCACTCGCCGAGCATGGGACCAGCACTTTCTGGCTCGACATCAAGGTGGTCGACGGCACCAACACCAAGCTGGAGCTCGAAGCCTATCTCAAGGCGATCTTCGACGCCTTCGGCCGCCTGCTCGGCGGCGTGCATGAGGAAAGCTACGCGCTGGTGCACGAGGTGCCGGCGGCGGCCTACGGCTATGGCGGCAAGAGCCAAGAGTTCCGGTTCATCAGCGCGAGGCTGAAGGCGGCGTGA
- a CDS encoding AMP-binding protein gives MILTLALLAGLVFAWLLIGVIETFRLDLRFTQALLYVPFKLAYRIADDRIRIARNARTPVIYVVSHQSRIEPALMLSLLPDDTLHILDDASARSPWLEPWRELGRTIAFNAEHVFVSRRLVRVLKGKGRLAVYLPDTVEPDTKSFRLFRAITRIAMQADARIVPIFVAGSRDLPVSLTPKDKAPRHWFPRLSLSALEPMTIAELVARNPDMASNTNALFDRFAEARLYGTNLDRGLFLGMRDAADRVGASHPIIEDVISGALSYRKMFIGARVLGRRFEAVTAPGEAVGLLLPNANGVVLSFVGLVSAARVAAMINYTAGPASVTAAIRTAVIRTVVSSRAFIEKAGIDDIIAAVEAGGAKMLWLEDVRESVTTLDKVAAALFWRVPLQRQQASKPAVILFTSGSEGTPKAVVLSHRNLYANAMQAEARVTISPSDILLNVLPVFHSFGLTGGTILPLVTGVKLFLYPSPLHYKIIPEIARKVKPTVMFGTDTFLANYARTAKDGDFSSLRFVVAGAEAVKPETRRTYRDRFQASIIEGFGLTEAAPVVAVNTAIHNRDGTVGRLLPAIRMKLEPVEGISDAGRLWLDGPNMMMGYMTADRPGELQPLEGWHDSGDIVSVDRDGFITIRGRAKRFAKIAGEMVSLGAVEMLVQSLWPEERHAAVAVPDKRRGERIVLVTTADHASAEELRQFGKKAGAAELMVPNDIIKVEEIPVLGSGKTDYVSARKLAIDRLGLGVAA, from the coding sequence ATGATCCTGACATTGGCGCTGCTTGCCGGCCTTGTCTTCGCCTGGCTTTTGATCGGCGTGATCGAGACGTTCCGGCTCGACCTGCGCTTCACCCAGGCGCTGCTCTACGTGCCGTTCAAGCTTGCTTACCGCATTGCCGACGATCGCATCCGCATCGCCCGCAATGCGCGGACGCCGGTCATCTATGTCGTCTCGCACCAGTCGCGGATCGAGCCGGCGCTGATGCTATCGCTGCTTCCGGACGACACGCTGCACATTCTGGACGACGCCTCGGCGCGCTCGCCATGGCTGGAGCCGTGGCGCGAGCTTGGCCGCACCATCGCCTTCAACGCCGAGCATGTCTTCGTCAGCCGCCGGCTGGTGCGCGTGCTCAAAGGCAAGGGCCGGCTTGCCGTCTATCTGCCAGACACGGTCGAGCCCGACACCAAGTCGTTCCGGCTGTTCCGCGCCATCACCCGCATCGCCATGCAGGCGGACGCCCGCATCGTGCCGATCTTCGTCGCCGGTTCGCGCGATCTGCCTGTGTCGCTGACGCCGAAGGACAAGGCGCCGCGCCACTGGTTCCCGCGCCTGTCGCTCAGCGCGCTGGAACCGATGACCATCGCCGAGCTGGTGGCCCGCAATCCCGACATGGCCTCCAACACCAACGCGCTGTTCGACCGTTTCGCCGAAGCGCGGCTCTACGGCACCAATCTCGACCGCGGCTTGTTCCTCGGCATGCGCGATGCGGCGGATCGCGTCGGCGCCTCGCATCCGATCATCGAGGACGTCATCTCGGGCGCGCTCAGCTATCGCAAGATGTTCATCGGCGCGCGTGTGCTAGGCCGCCGCTTCGAGGCGGTGACGGCGCCCGGCGAGGCGGTCGGCCTGCTCTTGCCCAACGCCAATGGCGTTGTGCTGTCCTTCGTCGGATTGGTGTCGGCAGCCAGAGTCGCCGCGATGATCAACTACACCGCCGGCCCGGCGAGCGTGACGGCGGCGATCCGCACCGCGGTGATCCGTACCGTGGTCTCGTCCCGCGCGTTCATCGAAAAGGCCGGCATCGACGACATCATCGCCGCCGTAGAGGCAGGCGGCGCGAAGATGCTCTGGCTTGAGGACGTGCGCGAAAGCGTGACGACATTGGACAAGGTCGCGGCGGCGCTGTTCTGGCGCGTTCCGCTGCAGCGGCAGCAGGCGTCGAAACCGGCCGTGATCCTGTTCACCTCGGGCTCGGAAGGCACGCCGAAGGCGGTGGTGCTGTCGCACCGCAATCTTTACGCCAACGCCATGCAGGCCGAGGCGCGCGTCACGATCTCGCCGTCCGACATCCTGCTCAACGTGCTGCCGGTGTTCCACTCCTTCGGGCTGACCGGCGGCACGATCCTGCCGCTGGTGACCGGGGTGAAACTGTTCCTCTATCCCTCGCCGCTGCACTACAAGATCATTCCGGAGATCGCGCGCAAGGTGAAGCCGACCGTCATGTTCGGCACCGACACTTTCCTTGCCAACTATGCCCGCACCGCCAAGGACGGCGACTTCTCCAGCCTGCGCTTCGTGGTGGCCGGCGCAGAGGCGGTGAAGCCGGAGACGCGCCGCACCTACCGCGACCGCTTCCAGGCTTCGATCATCGAGGGCTTCGGGCTGACCGAGGCGGCGCCTGTGGTGGCGGTGAACACCGCTATACACAATCGCGACGGCACGGTCGGGCGGCTGCTGCCGGCGATCCGCATGAAGCTCGAGCCGGTCGAGGGCATCAGCGACGCCGGCCGGCTGTGGCTCGACGGGCCGAACATGATGATGGGTTACATGACCGCCGACCGCCCCGGCGAATTACAACCACTCGAAGGCTGGCACGACAGCGGCGACATCGTCTCGGTCGACCGCGACGGCTTCATCACCATTCGCGGGCGGGCAAAGCGCTTCGCCAAGATCGCCGGCGAGATGGTGTCGCTCGGCGCCGTCGAGATGCTGGTGCAGTCGCTGTGGCCTGAGGAGCGCCACGCGGCGGTGGCGGTGCCCGACAAGCGGCGCGGCGAACGCATCGTGCTGGTCACCACGGCCGACCACGCCAGCGCGGAGGAGCTGCGTCAGTTCGGCAAGAAGGCGGGCGCGGCGGAGCTGATGGTGCCGAACGACATCATCAAGGTGGAAGAAATCCCGGTGCTGGGTTCCGGCAAGACGGATTATGTTTCGGCGCGCAAGCTGGCGATCGACCGGCTGGGGTTGGGTGTGGCGGCGTAG
- a CDS encoding antibiotic biosynthesis monooxygenase: MSNKNQRDGSVFRVDKFVVPASARDEILSKVFMTHELLRQQEGFVQDFLLEQFSGPGEFNIVTMVEWESQAAVDKVVPIVKAAHERIAFSPQETIARLGVKADIANYQRVPEV; this comes from the coding sequence ATGAGCAATAAGAATCAACGCGATGGCAGCGTCTTTCGGGTCGACAAGTTCGTCGTCCCGGCGTCGGCGCGCGACGAAATCCTGAGCAAGGTCTTCATGACGCATGAATTGCTGCGCCAGCAGGAGGGCTTCGTGCAGGACTTCCTGCTCGAGCAGTTTTCCGGCCCGGGCGAATTCAACATCGTCACCATGGTCGAATGGGAAAGCCAGGCCGCGGTCGACAAGGTGGTGCCGATCGTCAAGGCCGCCCACGAGCGCATCGCCTTCAGCCCGCAGGAAACGATCGCCCGCCTCGGTGTCAAGGCCGACATCGCCAACTATCAGCGCGTGCCGGAGGTGTAA